One part of the Fusobacterium pseudoperiodonticum genome encodes these proteins:
- a CDS encoding conjugal transfer protein → MGFLKSSIKSVGTLLLADFLFYGVAQSATPIFYERIDYMKKIRSYTSIWSVEKVLYSINDFRLPFPITFTQMTWFVVSLFAVMILGNLPPLSMIEGAFLKYFGIPVAFTWFMSTKTFDGKKPYGFLKSVIAYALRPKLTYAGKKVTLGRNQPQEAITAVRSEFYGISN, encoded by the coding sequence ATGGGATTTTTGAAATCGTCTATTAAATCTGTCGGTACATTACTACTGGCAGATTTTCTATTTTACGGGGTGGCTCAATCAGCTACCCCTATTTTTTATGAAAGGATTGATTACATGAAGAAAATACGAAGCTATACCAGTATCTGGTCTGTGGAAAAGGTACTGTATTCTATCAATGATTTTAGACTTCCGTTTCCCATAACCTTTACGCAAATGACATGGTTTGTCGTGTCACTCTTTGCAGTGATGATACTTGGCAACTTGCCCCCTCTTTCCATGATAGAGGGAGCATTTCTCAAATACTTTGGGATTCCTGTGGCTTTCACATGGTTTATGTCTACAAAAACTTTTGATGGTAAAAAGCCTTATGGATTTTTGAAGTCTGTCATTGCTTATGCACTGCGACCAAAGCTGACCTATGCAGGAAAAAAAGTAACGCTTGGCAGAAACCAGCCACAAGAAGCCATTACAGCAGTTAGGAGTGAATTTTATGGCATATCCAATTAA
- the mobT gene encoding MobT family relaxase, translating to MEGFLLNEQTWLQHLKEKRLAYGLSQNRLAVATGITRQYLSDIETGKVKPSEDLQQSLWEALERFNPDAPLEMLFDYVRIRFPTTDVQQVVENILQLKLSYFLHEDYGFYSYSEHYALGDIFVLCSHELDKGVLVELKGRGCRQFESYLLAQQRSWYEFFMDVLVAGGVMKRLDLAINDKTGILNIPVLTEKCQQEECISVFRSFKSYRSGELVRKEEKECMGNTLYIGSLQSEVYFCIYEKDYEQYKKNDIPIEDAEVKNRFEIRLKNERAYYAVRDLLVYDNPEHTSFKIINRYIRFVDKDDSKPRSDWKLNEEWAWFIGNNRERLKLTTKPEPYSFQRTLNWLSHQVAPTLKVAIKLDEINQTQVVKDILDHAKLTDRHKQILKQQSVKEQDVITTKK from the coding sequence TTGGAGGGATTTTTACTGAATGAACAAACTTGGTTACAGCATTTAAAAGAAAAACGCTTGGCTTATGGACTATCTCAAAACCGTTTAGCTGTTGCGACTGGTATTACAAGGCAGTATCTAAGCGATATTGAAACAGGAAAAGTCAAGCCATCAGAGGATTTACAGCAGTCCCTTTGGGAAGCTCTGGAACGCTTCAATCCCGACGCTCCCCTTGAAATGCTGTTTGATTATGTAAGAATTCGCTTTCCGACAACAGACGTACAGCAGGTGGTCGAAAACATCTTACAACTGAAACTGTCCTATTTTCTTCATGAGGACTATGGTTTCTATTCTTATTCAGAGCATTATGCTTTAGGCGACATATTCGTCCTTTGCTCCCATGAACTGGACAAAGGAGTTCTGGTGGAATTGAAAGGTCGTGGGTGCAGACAATTTGAAAGCTATCTTCTGGCACAACAAAGAAGCTGGTATGAGTTCTTTATGGACGTTTTGGTGGCTGGCGGTGTGATGAAACGCCTTGACCTTGCCATTAACGATAAGACAGGGATTTTAAATATCCCTGTACTCACTGAAAAGTGCCAACAGGAAGAATGTATCTCCGTCTTCCGCAGTTTTAAAAGCTATCGCAGTGGCGAACTGGTACGCAAAGAGGAAAAGGAATGTATGGGAAACACCCTCTATATCGGTTCATTACAAAGTGAAGTTTATTTCTGTATCTATGAAAAGGACTACGAGCAGTACAAGAAAAATGATATTCCCATTGAAGACGCAGAAGTAAAAAACCGTTTTGAGATTCGATTGAAAAATGAGCGTGCCTATTATGCAGTCCGTGATTTACTCGTCTATGACAATCCAGAGCATACCTCCTTTAAAATTATCAATCGGTATATCCGTTTTGTAGATAAAGACGATTCCAAACCTCGTTCTGATTGGAAACTGAATGAAGAATGGGCTTGGTTTATTGGGAACAATCGTGAACGATTAAAACTAACCACAAAACCAGAGCCTTACTCCTTCCAAAGGACGCTGAACTGGCTATCTCATCAAGTTGCCCCGACCTTAAAGGTTGCGATTAAACTTGATGAAATCAACCAGACGCAGGTTGTAAAAGACATTCTCGACCATGCGAAACTGACAGACCGACACAAGCAGATTTTGAAGCAACAGTCAGTAAAAGAACAGGACGTGATAACAACAAAAAAATAA
- a CDS encoding antirestriction protein ArdA produces the protein MDDMQVYIANLGKYNEGELVGAWFTFPIDFEEVKEKIGLNDEYEEYAIHDYELPFTVDEYTSIGELNRLWEMVSELPEELQSELSALLTHFSSIEELSEHQEDIIIHSDCDDMYDVARYYIEETGALGEVPASLQNYIDYQAYGRDLDLSGTFISTNHGIFEIVY, from the coding sequence ATGGACGATATGCAAGTCTATATTGCGAATTTAGGCAAATACAATGAGGGCGAATTGGTCGGTGCGTGGTTTACCTTTCCCATTGACTTTGAGGAAGTCAAAGAGAAAATCGGCTTGAATGATGAATATGAGGAATACGCCATTCATGACTACGAGTTACCCTTTACGGTTGACGAATACACTTCCATTGGCGAACTCAATCGACTATGGGAAATGGTATCGGAATTACCCGAAGAATTACAATCGGAGCTATCTGCTCTGCTCACTCATTTTTCAAGCATTGAAGAACTAAGCGAACATCAAGAGGATATTATCATTCATTCCGATTGTGATGATATGTATGACGTGGCACGCTACTACATTGAAGAAACGGGTGCTTTAGGCGAAGTACCAGCTAGTCTTCAAAACTATATTGATTATCAAGCCTATGGTCGGGATTTAGACCTTTCAGGAACGTTTATCTCAACCAATCATGGGATTTTTGAAATCGTCTATTAA
- the tcpF gene encoding conjugal transfer ATPase TcpF, translated as MAYPIKYIENNLVWNKDGECYAYYELVPYNYSFLSPEQKIQVHDSFRQLIAQNRDGKIHALQISTESSIRSAQERSKNEVTGKLKAVAYDKIDQQTDALISMIGENQVNYRFFIGFKLLLNDQEFSMKSLTVEAKNALSDFVYDVNHKLMGDFVSMSNDEILRFQKMEKLLENKISRRFKIRRLDKDDFGYLIEHLYGQTGTAYEEYEYHLSKKKLDNETLIKYYDLIKPTRCLVEEKQRYLKIQQEDETVYVAYFTINSIVGELDFPSSEIFYYQQQQFTFPIDTSMNVEIVANRKALSTVRNKKKELKDLDNHAWQSDNETSSNVAEALESVNELETNLDQSKESMYKLSYVVRVSANDLDELKRRCNEVKDFYDDLSVKLVRPFGDMLGLHEEFLPASKRYMNDYIQYVTSDFLAGLGFGATQMLGENEGIYVGYSLDTGRNVYLKPALASQGVKGSVTNALASAFVGSLGGGKSFANNLIVYYAVLYGAQAVIVDPKAERGRWKETLPEISHEINIVTLTSDEKNKGLLDPYVIMKNPKDSESLAIDILTFLTGISSRDGERFPILRKAIRAVTNSEVRGLMKVIEELRVENTPLSTSIADHIESFTDYDFAHLLFSNGYVEQSISLEKQLNIIQVADLVLPDKETSFEEYTTMELLSVAMLIVISTFALDFIHTDRSIFKIVDLDEAWSFLQVAQGKTLSMKLVRAGRAMNAGVYFVTQNTDDLLDEKLKNNLGLKFAFRSTDLNEIKKTLAFFGVDPEDENNQKRLRDLENGQCLISDLYGRVGVIQFHPVFEELLHAFDTRPPVRKEV; from the coding sequence ATGGCATATCCAATTAAATACATTGAAAACAATCTCGTCTGGAATAAAGACGGGGAATGTTATGCTTACTATGAGCTTGTTCCTTACAATTACTCATTTCTAAGTCCAGAACAGAAAATACAAGTGCATGATTCTTTCAGACAGCTTATCGCACAAAATCGTGATGGCAAAATTCATGCTTTACAAATCAGTACAGAATCCAGCATACGTTCTGCACAAGAGCGTTCCAAAAATGAAGTCACTGGCAAGCTCAAAGCGGTTGCCTATGACAAAATCGACCAACAGACAGACGCTTTAATATCCATGATTGGCGAAAATCAAGTGAACTACCGTTTCTTTATCGGCTTTAAGTTGCTTCTCAACGATCAGGAGTTTTCTATGAAAAGTCTTACCGTTGAAGCAAAAAATGCTTTGTCTGATTTTGTCTATGATGTGAACCATAAGCTGATGGGCGATTTTGTTAGTATGAGTAATGATGAAATCCTGCGTTTTCAGAAGATGGAAAAGCTCTTAGAAAATAAAATCTCTCGTCGTTTCAAAATCCGCAGGTTAGATAAGGACGACTTCGGCTATCTGATTGAACACCTTTACGGACAGACAGGCACTGCCTATGAAGAGTATGAGTACCATCTATCAAAGAAAAAGCTGGATAATGAAACGCTGATTAAATACTATGACTTGATTAAGCCTACTCGCTGTTTGGTGGAAGAAAAACAGCGATATTTGAAAATCCAGCAGGAAGATGAAACCGTCTATGTAGCTTACTTTACCATTAACAGCATTGTCGGAGAACTGGACTTCCCGTCCTCTGAAATCTTCTACTACCAGCAACAGCAATTTACATTCCCGATTGATACGTCAATGAATGTGGAAATTGTAGCGAATCGTAAAGCCCTATCTACTGTCCGCAATAAAAAGAAAGAACTGAAAGACTTGGATAACCACGCTTGGCAAAGTGATAATGAAACCAGCTCCAATGTGGCGGAAGCTCTGGAAAGTGTGAATGAGCTGGAAACCAATTTAGACCAAAGCAAGGAATCTATGTACAAGCTGTCTTATGTGGTAAGGGTATCAGCAAATGATCTTGACGAACTCAAACGTCGTTGTAATGAAGTGAAAGATTTTTATGACGATTTAAGCGTAAAACTGGTACGACCATTTGGGGATATGCTCGGCTTACATGAAGAATTTTTACCTGCCAGCAAGCGTTATATGAATGATTATATTCAATACGTGACCTCTGATTTCCTCGCTGGTTTAGGTTTTGGTGCTACTCAAATGCTGGGGGAAAATGAGGGGATTTATGTTGGCTACAGCTTAGATACTGGACGCAATGTCTATCTGAAACCTGCTCTTGCCAGTCAAGGGGTTAAGGGTTCAGTAACCAATGCGTTAGCGTCGGCTTTTGTTGGTTCGCTGGGTGGTGGTAAATCCTTTGCGAATAACCTTATCGTCTATTATGCGGTGCTTTATGGGGCACAAGCAGTGATTGTAGACCCAAAAGCAGAACGTGGCAGATGGAAAGAAACCTTGCCAGAGATTTCCCATGAAATCAATATCGTCACTCTGACTTCTGATGAGAAAAACAAAGGCTTACTTGACCCTTATGTGATTATGAAAAATCCCAAAGATTCTGAATCACTGGCTATTGATATTCTGACATTCCTTACGGGGATTTCCTCTCGTGATGGGGAACGCTTCCCAATCCTTAGAAAAGCCATTCGTGCAGTAACCAATAGTGAAGTACGAGGGTTGATGAAAGTGATTGAGGAATTACGGGTTGAGAATACGCCACTAAGTACCAGTATAGCCGACCATATCGAAAGTTTTACAGACTATGACTTTGCACATTTATTATTCAGTAATGGTTATGTGGAGCAGTCTATCAGCTTAGAAAAACAACTGAACATTATACAGGTTGCGGACTTGGTACTTCCCGACAAGGAAACTTCCTTTGAGGAATATACCACTATGGAGCTTTTATCCGTTGCTATGCTGATTGTCATTAGTACCTTTGCTTTAGACTTTATCCATACAGACCGAAGCATTTTCAAGATTGTAGATTTAGACGAAGCATGGAGCTTTTTACAGGTAGCACAAGGAAAAACACTATCTATGAAGCTGGTTCGGGCTGGTCGTGCTATGAACGCTGGGGTATATTTCGTGACCCAAAATACAGACGACCTCTTAGATGAAAAACTGAAAAATAACCTCGGCTTAAAATTTGCATTTCGTTCCACTGACCTTAACGAGATTAAAAAGACCTTAGCCTTTTTTGGTGTAGACCCAGAGGACGAAAACAATCAGAAGCGATTGCGTGATTTGGAAAACGGGCAATGCCTTATCAGTGATTTATATGGTCGTGTCGGTGTGATACAGTTCCACCCTGTATTTGAAGAACTGCTCCATGCCTTTGATACCAGAC